From the genome of Devriesea agamarum, one region includes:
- a CDS encoding choice-of-anchor M domain-containing protein: MTSLRPRADAAHTPHPAAQSAHTAVLTVLALLTTVLAVFALFPIWAGSARADNPAPSPDPSQHRAPTIQQPVDPALTQQVNANEPIAPKGTPVAISAGHVDMGPRYLNGTWELMIRDDSSQTPIWRHIDDVVLVVSDAGRQTLPAGHDYDFTGARAGQTVYTVPQQEIPGVVWLGWNTQAPEVAHSARDGVTLSYEGHQGPGQATVFLQSGNFGKPQQLFSSAIDHAQSIFVDLGTHTHANWVFTEPGIHQLRIGARTTLADGTTVTDARQLRFAVGQGTDPQQALAATWDRGHQLSPAENSAPGASDSAGRDGSLQLVAGVVIAVIVVLIIVIVIAVLSARSRRRARAAAYAENAQQADEQNAAGQGTDGRDTGVHGAEGHSSGGQQADGTQTGEDSSSRPGERS; encoded by the coding sequence ATGACTAGCCTCCGCCCCCGGGCGGATGCGGCCCACACCCCGCATCCCGCCGCACAGAGCGCCCACACGGCAGTTCTCACGGTGCTTGCCCTGCTTACCACTGTGCTCGCTGTGTTCGCACTGTTCCCGATCTGGGCAGGCAGCGCCCGAGCCGATAATCCGGCTCCGAGCCCGGACCCCTCCCAGCATCGCGCGCCCACCATTCAGCAACCCGTTGACCCCGCGCTCACCCAACAGGTCAACGCGAACGAACCAATTGCCCCCAAGGGAACCCCGGTCGCCATCTCCGCCGGACACGTCGATATGGGTCCGCGCTATCTGAATGGGACGTGGGAACTCATGATCCGCGACGACTCCAGCCAGACCCCGATCTGGCGGCACATTGACGATGTGGTGCTCGTGGTCAGCGATGCCGGACGCCAGACCCTTCCCGCCGGACATGACTATGACTTCACCGGTGCCCGCGCTGGTCAGACCGTATATACGGTGCCGCAACAAGAGATCCCCGGAGTGGTCTGGCTCGGCTGGAACACTCAAGCCCCGGAGGTCGCCCACTCGGCGCGTGACGGTGTCACCCTGTCGTACGAAGGGCATCAGGGACCGGGCCAGGCCACGGTTTTCTTACAGTCAGGAAACTTCGGTAAACCACAGCAACTGTTCAGCTCTGCGATTGACCACGCCCAGTCGATCTTCGTAGACCTTGGCACCCATACCCACGCCAACTGGGTATTCACCGAACCGGGAATACACCAGCTTCGTATCGGGGCACGTACGACCCTTGCCGACGGCACCACGGTGACCGACGCCCGGCAACTGCGCTTTGCGGTCGGACAGGGCACCGACCCGCAGCAGGCACTCGCCGCCACCTGGGACCGCGGCCACCAGCTCAGCCCAGCCGAAAACTCAGCACCCGGCGCATCCGATAGCGCAGGCCGCGACGGTTCGCTCCAACTGGTCGCAGGCGTGGTCATAGCCGTCATCGTTGTCCTGATCATCGTGATCGTGATTGCGGTGCTCTCCGCACGCTCCCGCCGCCGGGCCCGCGCCGCCGCCTATGCGGAGAACGCGCAGCAAGCCGACGAACAAAACGCCGCAGGTCAGGGTACTGACGGTCGGGATACCGGAGTTCACGGGGCTGAAGGCCACAGCTCCGGAGGCCAACAAGCCGACGGGACCCAGACAGGTGAGGACAGCAGCAGCCGACCCGGGGAGCGTTCGTGA
- a CDS encoding anchored repeat-type ABC transporter ATP-binding subunit has protein sequence MSSATPAASAMAAAVEGTGPEGMGTEGTATAPAAPAIPAAPVGSAESATSKRHSGDPVLVIRDLDVDLGGRAVLRGVSTQLRVGEFAALLGPNGAGKTTLLRTIMQLIPARSGSVTISGTSGRSAVSALGYVPQRHDVTWDFPISVEGVVLSGFTGRGLPFWRRPGVTHFRAVAQALAKVRMTDFANRTLAELSGGQRQRVLIARALVTDPNLLLLDEPFTGLDDPSQDLLMDLFRELAAEGRTVLMSTHDLASAVDICDRLLLINGRLVADAPPSQLTEPSMWIDTFGTRSTSLVRRAVCSSEVSA, from the coding sequence ATGTCATCGGCGACCCCCGCGGCAAGCGCTATGGCGGCTGCGGTCGAGGGAACTGGACCCGAAGGCATGGGAACCGAGGGCACTGCGACCGCCCCCGCCGCCCCCGCCATCCCCGCAGCTCCTGTCGGTTCAGCGGAGTCAGCCACCTCTAAGCGGCACTCGGGTGATCCCGTCCTCGTGATCCGCGACCTCGACGTGGACCTCGGCGGTCGGGCCGTACTGCGCGGCGTCAGCACGCAGCTACGGGTCGGGGAATTTGCGGCCCTGCTCGGCCCCAACGGGGCAGGGAAAACCACCCTGCTGCGGACGATAATGCAGCTGATTCCGGCCCGATCAGGGTCGGTAACAATCTCGGGAACCAGCGGACGCAGCGCGGTCAGCGCCCTCGGATATGTGCCGCAACGACACGATGTGACCTGGGACTTCCCCATCTCCGTGGAAGGGGTGGTGCTATCGGGGTTTACCGGGCGCGGCCTCCCGTTTTGGCGACGCCCCGGTGTGACGCATTTTCGCGCAGTCGCCCAAGCCCTTGCCAAAGTGCGGATGACGGACTTTGCCAACCGCACGCTCGCGGAGTTATCCGGAGGGCAGCGGCAGCGGGTCTTGATCGCCCGCGCACTGGTGACCGACCCCAACCTGCTCCTGCTCGATGAGCCGTTTACCGGATTGGACGACCCCAGTCAGGACCTTCTGATGGACCTGTTTCGCGAGCTAGCAGCTGAAGGACGCACTGTGCTGATGTCCACCCACGACCTCGCCTCCGCCGTCGATATCTGTGACCGGTTGCTGCTGATCAACGGGCGACTAGTTGCCGATGCGCCGCCCAGCCAGCTCACCGAACCGTCGATGTGGATTGACACGTTCGGCACCCGATCGACCTCGCTTGTGCGGCGCGCAGTGTGCTCATCGGAGGTGTCCGCGTGA
- a CDS encoding anchored repeat-type ABC transporter permease subunit — protein sequence MISPLDFIHDLFTPQLAFLPRALVVAALSSVICGVVGCHVVLRGMAFIGEAVAHSVFPGITIAFALQTSLLLGGAVSGIAVALMIAVFSQNRRLREDTLIGVFFAAAFSVGLVVISRTPGYTGSLQSFLFGSLTGVTDDDVVVVAVIGGVVLAVLLLFQRYLVAAGLDRESARAAHLPVFWIDILIYLSVTAAVVMSVRTIGNILVLALLVTPAATARMLTDRLGTMMALAPTFGLVASCLGIYLSWSLAIPTGAAIVLCSTVLFILTWCAAPRRGAISMLVRSWRGRSTTREVA from the coding sequence GTGATCTCTCCGCTGGACTTCATACACGACCTGTTCACCCCACAGTTAGCATTCCTGCCACGGGCGCTGGTCGTGGCGGCCCTCTCGTCGGTGATCTGCGGTGTGGTCGGTTGCCATGTGGTGTTGCGCGGTATGGCATTTATTGGAGAAGCCGTGGCCCACTCGGTGTTCCCAGGCATCACCATCGCGTTTGCCCTGCAAACCTCCCTCCTGCTGGGTGGGGCGGTTTCCGGCATCGCCGTGGCCCTGATGATCGCGGTGTTTTCCCAGAACCGTCGCCTACGCGAAGACACCCTGATCGGGGTATTTTTCGCCGCTGCATTCAGCGTGGGCTTGGTGGTGATTTCCCGAACCCCGGGATACACCGGTTCGTTGCAGTCGTTCCTCTTCGGGTCCCTCACCGGCGTGACCGATGACGACGTGGTGGTGGTTGCCGTGATCGGGGGCGTTGTGCTCGCGGTGCTGCTGCTTTTCCAGCGGTACCTGGTGGCTGCCGGACTCGACCGGGAATCTGCCCGAGCCGCACACCTGCCGGTGTTTTGGATAGACATCCTCATCTACCTGTCGGTGACCGCAGCCGTCGTGATGAGCGTGCGGACCATCGGCAACATTTTGGTGCTCGCGCTGCTGGTCACACCCGCGGCCACCGCCCGGATGCTGACCGACCGGCTCGGCACGATGATGGCGCTCGCACCCACATTCGGACTCGTCGCGTCCTGTTTAGGGATCTATCTGTCCTGGTCATTGGCGATTCCGACCGGTGCTGCGATCGTCTTGTGTTCCACCGTCCTGTTCATTCTCACCTGGTGCGCGGCACCTCGACGGGGTGCGATCAGCATGCTGGTGCGCTCCTGGAGGGGGCGCAGCACAACACGTGAGGTGGCCTGA